In Quercus robur chromosome 10, dhQueRobu3.1, whole genome shotgun sequence, a genomic segment contains:
- the LOC126703814 gene encoding uncharacterized protein LOC126703814, translating to MESAKQRIRAAAARQKEERRAKEAGGEASSTPVAVAKVAKRKPDGSDGRPAKKIAVTPSVEPLKEKSPPTSGHGAGKGVMTSTGPVNEGPCRLLTHKEYAVGEVESLIKPTDMEPCDQVGTEDLGASALFDLSRALVRVKALRDRCEAKEGVVSRVRSHNKNLLNQQAQYKEAVRVLNQELKDVNTKLTEASGENVKLQGEVTALEEKLQTAGANAIRDFKTSQSFIDSCGQYYGTGFDDCLRQVASAFPDLDLSGITMDDGDDVSLQPEPTPEHDSSVVLAQPAVNPTAPDSPAVIVDVEDRPADGNPPAA from the exons ATGGAATCCGCGAAACAAAGGATACGGGCCGCTGCAGCTCGTCAGAAAGAAGAGAGGAGGGCCAAGGAAGCAGGGGGGGAAGCCTCGTCAACCCCCGTGGCCGTCGCCAAGGTGGCGAAGAGGAAACCTGACGGGAGTGATGGCCGTCCAGCCAAAAAGATTGCCGTCACTCCGTCAGTCGAGCCATTGAAGGAGAAGTCCCCTCCGACGTCTGGCCACGGCGCGGGAAAGGGGGTGATGACTTCCACTGGTCCCGTCAACGAGGGCCCGTGCCGTCTCCTAACCCACAAGGAATACGCCGTCGGGGAGGTTGAATCTCTTATCAAACCGACGGACATGGAGCCCTGTGATCAAGTAGGGACGGAAGATTTAGGGGCGTCGGCCCTCTTTGATCTCTCCAGG GCTTTGGTTCGTGTCAAAGCCCTTCGTGACCGTTGCGAGGCGAAGGAGGGGGTCGTCAGTCGAGTTCGCAGCCACAACAAGAACTTGTTGAATCAGCAGGCTCAGTACAAGGAAGCCGTCCGTGTCCTTAACCAGGAACTGAAAGATGTTAATACTAAGCTGACGGAGGCCAGTGGTGAGAACGTCAAGCTCCAAGGAGAGGTGACGGCTCTGGAGGAGAAGCTACAGACGGCGGGGGCTAACGCGATCAGAGATTTCAAAACGTCGCAGTCTTTTATCGACTCATGTGGTCAGTATTACGGCACTGGGTTTGATGACTGCCTTCGACAGGTCGCGTCGGCCTTCCCGGATCTGGACTTGTCTGGGATTACAATGGACGATGGAGACGACGTCTCTCTTCAGCCCGAACCTACTCCGGAGCATGACAGCAGCGTCGTCCTAGCCCAGCCTGCCGTCAACCCTACAGCTCCTGATTCTCCGGCGGTTATCGTGGACGTTGAGGACCGTCCTGCTGACGGCAACCCTCCTGCTGCTTAA